The Corynebacterium renale genome includes a region encoding these proteins:
- a CDS encoding LCP family protein, whose protein sequence is MTSQGDVLRDRDGNPILDRYGRPIKLRRPGQTPAPERPTRSERPGQPEPRQQSRQYIPPRQDRREQQPRRVPPQSAYQRPPRPTYSQHPQRPQRPPRRPAPQEFAPQPQAQPRQPRFSAPRVRRRPPLKKIFAAVLVALLVIVAGLTVWTDARLNRVEALPETQVKNTAGTNWLLVGSDSRLGMTEEDAQRLGTGGDIGSARADTMMLLHIPLFGQATLVSLPRDSYVAVPGYGMDKLNAAFTYGGPQLLVQTVEGATGLRVDHYAEIGMGGLAGVVDAVGGVEVCPPEPIEDPLANLSISAGCQEVDGPTALGYVRTRATPMGDLDRVARQREFFAALLSQITSASTFLNPFRALSLIGSVSAAFTVDKGDHVWNLARVALAMRSGVTTETVPVGGFADYDVGNVVLWDEAVATALFDELR, encoded by the coding sequence ATGACTTCCCAGGGCGATGTTCTGCGCGACCGCGACGGCAATCCCATCCTTGACAGGTACGGGCGCCCGATTAAGTTGCGCCGCCCTGGTCAGACCCCGGCCCCGGAGCGTCCTACCCGGTCTGAGCGCCCTGGCCAACCGGAACCGCGCCAGCAGTCGCGTCAGTACATCCCGCCGCGCCAGGACCGGCGTGAGCAGCAGCCCCGGCGCGTGCCGCCGCAGTCTGCGTATCAGCGTCCTCCGCGGCCTACTTATTCCCAGCACCCGCAGCGTCCACAGCGCCCGCCTCGCCGGCCGGCGCCCCAGGAGTTTGCTCCCCAGCCGCAGGCCCAGCCACGCCAACCCCGGTTCAGCGCGCCCCGGGTGCGCCGCCGCCCACCCCTGAAGAAGATTTTCGCCGCTGTCTTGGTGGCGCTGCTGGTTATCGTCGCTGGGCTGACGGTATGGACTGATGCGCGCCTCAACCGGGTGGAGGCGCTTCCTGAAACCCAGGTGAAGAACACTGCGGGCACAAATTGGTTGCTCGTGGGTTCCGATTCCCGCCTCGGCATGACGGAGGAGGACGCCCAGCGTTTGGGCACTGGCGGCGATATTGGTTCCGCGCGCGCCGACACCATGATGTTGCTGCATATCCCCCTCTTTGGCCAGGCAACGTTGGTGTCGCTGCCGCGGGACTCTTATGTGGCCGTGCCGGGCTACGGGATGGATAAGTTGAACGCCGCGTTCACGTATGGCGGCCCGCAGTTGCTGGTCCAGACGGTGGAGGGGGCGACGGGTCTGCGCGTGGACCACTACGCCGAGATCGGTATGGGTGGCCTGGCCGGGGTCGTGGATGCAGTAGGTGGCGTGGAGGTGTGCCCGCCGGAGCCCATCGAGGATCCCCTGGCGAACCTGTCGATCAGCGCCGGGTGTCAGGAGGTCGACGGCCCGACGGCGCTCGGATACGTGCGCACGCGTGCGACCCCGATGGGCGACCTCGACCGCGTGGCCCGTCAGCGCGAGTTTTTCGCCGCCTTGTTGTCGCAGATTACGTCGGCGTCTACGTTCTTGAACCCGTTCCGTGCACTGTCGCTGATTGGTTCGGTGAGTGCGGCGTTTACCGTCGATAAGGGCGATCACGTGTGGAATCTTGCTCGCGTGGCGCTGGCCATGCGCTCTGGCGTGACCACGGAGACGGTGCCGGTGGGTGGTTTCGCGGACTACGACGTGGGCAATGTGGTGCTGTGGGATGAGGCCGTCGCGACCGCGCTTTTCGACGAATTACGCTAA
- a CDS encoding CPBP family intramembrane glutamic endopeptidase: MGRVRQELLIVLTVTFGMSGVRALLRLIDALASPTALSEQTVALNPTQSAFPWLDLALQLCSAATLFAWGGLALFLLAGDRIRLPRSPRDLVWGAGLAALIGIPGLGFYVAAVQLGLSKQVIPAALTHPSWEIPILLVWSAANAFGEEIVVVAWLMTRLRQLRWGPWAAIVASAVLRGSYHLYQGVSAGVGNIIMGVIFGYVFHRTGRVWPLILGHFLIDAVAFVGYAAVGGDLSWLGL, from the coding sequence ATGGGAAGAGTGCGTCAGGAGCTGCTCATCGTATTGACGGTGACCTTTGGCATGAGCGGGGTCCGTGCCCTTTTGCGGCTTATCGACGCCCTCGCCTCCCCCACCGCCCTCAGCGAACAGACCGTGGCGCTCAACCCGACGCAGTCTGCATTCCCGTGGCTGGACCTAGCGTTGCAGCTGTGCTCGGCGGCCACGTTGTTCGCTTGGGGTGGCCTGGCTCTTTTCCTGCTCGCTGGCGACCGCATCCGCCTGCCGCGCAGTCCCCGTGATCTTGTGTGGGGCGCGGGCCTGGCGGCGCTGATTGGGATTCCGGGCCTGGGTTTTTATGTGGCGGCGGTGCAGCTGGGCCTGTCGAAGCAGGTGATTCCGGCGGCGCTGACGCACCCGAGTTGGGAGATCCCAATCCTTCTGGTGTGGTCGGCGGCGAATGCGTTCGGGGAGGAGATCGTGGTTGTCGCCTGGCTCATGACCCGCCTGCGTCAGCTTCGCTGGGGTCCGTGGGCGGCGATTGTGGCGTCGGCAGTGTTGCGCGGTTCGTACCACCTGTACCAGGGTGTTTCTGCCGGTGTGGGCAATATCATCATGGGTGTGATTTTCGGGTACGTCTTCCACCGGACGGGCCGGGTATGGCCGCTGATTCTGGGCCACTTCCTCATTGATGCGGTGGCGTTTGTGGGGTATGCCGCTGTGGGCGGGGACCTGTCATGGTTGGGGCTGTAG
- the pheA gene encoding prephenate dehydratase yields MSTVAYLGPQGTFTEAALIHFFGDCQQLPVSSPLAAVEAVRSGEADRAVLAIENSVDGAVTPAFDALARGGVQIIGEHDIAIEFAIMTRPGFTGPVRTFATHPVGYQQVKGWVADNMPEAVFHPASSNAEAARQVSEGLIDAAAAPARAADIYGLSIIADGVADHTGATTRFVAVSPVCAPPARTGHDRTSVTFTLPDAPGTLVGALSEFAARGVDLSRIESRPTRERFGEYLFYVDLVGHIDDTPVAEALRAVYLRTEHLQFLGSWPAADTSVRAGFEEADAWVDAARGGA; encoded by the coding sequence ATGAGCACCGTCGCATACCTGGGCCCACAAGGCACGTTCACCGAAGCCGCACTCATCCACTTCTTCGGCGACTGCCAGCAATTACCCGTTTCCAGCCCACTCGCGGCCGTCGAAGCCGTACGCTCCGGCGAAGCCGACCGCGCAGTATTGGCCATCGAAAATTCCGTCGACGGTGCCGTCACCCCCGCCTTCGACGCCCTCGCCCGCGGCGGCGTCCAGATCATCGGCGAACACGACATCGCCATCGAATTCGCCATCATGACCCGCCCCGGATTCACCGGGCCCGTGCGCACCTTCGCCACCCACCCCGTCGGATACCAGCAGGTCAAAGGGTGGGTCGCGGACAACATGCCCGAGGCCGTCTTCCACCCAGCCAGCTCTAACGCGGAAGCAGCGCGCCAAGTCTCTGAAGGGCTTATCGACGCCGCCGCCGCCCCCGCACGCGCCGCCGACATCTACGGGCTCTCCATCATCGCCGACGGAGTTGCCGACCACACCGGCGCAACCACACGCTTCGTCGCCGTCTCCCCGGTGTGCGCGCCACCCGCCCGCACCGGCCACGACCGCACGTCCGTCACCTTCACGCTCCCCGACGCACCCGGCACATTAGTCGGCGCGCTCAGCGAATTCGCCGCGCGTGGCGTGGACCTTTCGCGCATCGAATCCCGACCCACCCGCGAACGCTTCGGCGAATACCTCTTCTACGTCGACCTTGTCGGCCACATCGACGACACCCCGGTCGCCGAAGCACTACGCGCCGTCTACCTCCGCACCGAACATCTCCAATTCCTTGGCTCCTGGCCCGCCGCCGACACCTCCGTGCGCGCCGGGTTCGAAGAAGCAGACGCCTGGGTCGACGCCGCGCGGGGTGGGGCTTAG
- a CDS encoding metallopeptidase family protein, whose amino-acid sequence MVQVSQERFEEMIDDALDNITDEFAQHMRNVVILAHDRNPDDPTLLGLYEGVPLPERTFDHTGFLPDAIFIYKEALEDICTSEEQLAHEVYVTVMHEVGHFFGLDEDDLHRLGYE is encoded by the coding sequence TTGGTGCAGGTCAGCCAGGAACGTTTCGAGGAGATGATCGACGATGCCCTCGACAACATCACCGACGAATTCGCCCAGCACATGCGCAACGTGGTCATCCTGGCCCACGACCGCAACCCCGACGACCCCACGCTCCTAGGCCTCTACGAAGGCGTCCCGCTGCCCGAGCGCACCTTCGACCACACCGGCTTCCTCCCCGACGCCATCTTCATATATAAGGAAGCCCTCGAAGACATCTGCACCTCCGAAGAACAACTGGCCCACGAAGTGTACGTGACCGTCATGCACGAAGTCGGCCACTTCTTCGGCCTCGACGAAGACGACCTGCACCGGTTGGGGTACGAGTAG
- a CDS encoding septum formation family protein, whose translation MTSPSEGPAGFDGPLSNELPARSTTWRSAQGVRALFVGAAVAAVFGISFGAFSGGETTTASSTETTTTTQTLDVAPFTTADQGACLTWDITETGDVTNFQQAACEQPHRFEVSTRENLGTYPSSEFGANAPMPDVTRQAQLREELCRTATINYLDGHFDPVGKYSIASILPPAEWWAQGDRTMLCGVQSTNDTGNPQLTRGEAGKQDQSRVAEAGQCVAVDKAQAMHIVDCGQDHQLEVTALVNLAPVFPDHTPSIEEQDNHLRGVCTQAAIDYLGSEEALYRSTLQPFWTTQGADSWDAGSRSANCALVFAGQGGFATLTGSAPQMLIDGQPPAPQPDRRPLREG comes from the coding sequence ATGACAAGCCCTTCGGAAGGTCCAGCCGGCTTCGACGGCCCACTCAGCAACGAGCTCCCCGCACGCTCGACAACGTGGCGGAGTGCCCAAGGCGTGCGCGCCCTGTTTGTCGGCGCTGCTGTCGCGGCCGTGTTCGGTATTTCTTTCGGGGCGTTCAGTGGGGGCGAAACCACCACGGCTAGCTCGACGGAAACCACCACGACCACGCAGACTCTCGACGTCGCACCGTTCACCACCGCCGACCAGGGCGCCTGCCTGACCTGGGACATCACCGAGACCGGGGACGTGACCAATTTCCAGCAGGCCGCCTGCGAGCAGCCGCACCGCTTCGAAGTATCCACCCGCGAAAACTTGGGCACGTACCCTTCCTCCGAGTTCGGCGCCAATGCGCCCATGCCGGACGTGACGCGCCAGGCCCAGCTCCGCGAGGAACTCTGCCGCACCGCCACCATCAATTACCTGGATGGCCACTTCGACCCCGTGGGCAAGTACTCCATTGCGTCGATTCTGCCGCCGGCTGAGTGGTGGGCGCAGGGCGACCGCACCATGCTGTGCGGCGTGCAGTCCACGAACGATACGGGGAATCCGCAGCTTACCCGCGGGGAAGCCGGGAAGCAGGATCAGTCCCGGGTTGCCGAGGCCGGGCAATGCGTGGCCGTCGATAAGGCACAGGCGATGCACATCGTCGACTGCGGGCAGGACCACCAACTCGAAGTCACCGCCCTGGTCAACCTGGCGCCCGTCTTCCCCGACCACACCCCCAGCATCGAAGAGCAGGACAATCACCTGCGCGGCGTGTGCACCCAAGCCGCCATCGACTACCTCGGTTCCGAGGAAGCGCTCTACCGCTCCACCCTGCAACCCTTCTGGACCACGCAAGGCGCCGACTCCTGGGACGCCGGCTCCCGATCCGCCAACTGCGCCCTCGTCTTCGCAGGTCAAGGTGGGTTCGCAACGCTCACCGGGTCCGCCCCGCAGATGCTTATCGACGGCCAACCTCCGGCCCCACAACCCGACCGCCGACCTTTACGCGAAGGTTAG
- the serS gene encoding serine--tRNA ligase, with product MIDLKFLRDNPEVVRESQRTRGEDPELVDLLLAADEDRREAIKVADELRGEQKAFGKKIGQAAPEERPALLEGADKLKARVKDAEEAQKRAEDKVTEIQFKLSNIVEGAPAGGEDDYVVLEHVGTPREFDFEPKDHLDLGESLGLIDMKRGTKVSGARFYYLTGDGAMLQLGMLMHAAKIARERGFQLMIPPVLVRPEIMAGTGFLGEHSDEIYYLERDDLYLVGTSEVALAGYHRDEIIDLSAGPIKYAGWSSCFRREAGSYGKDTRGILRVHQFDKLEMFVYAKPEDATRIHQELLAMEKEMLAAIEVPYRVIDTAGGDLGSSAARKFDTEAWIPSQQTYRELTSTSNCTTFQARRLSTRYRDENGKTQVAATLNGTLATTRWLVAILENHQQEDGSVVVPEALRPYVGKDVLR from the coding sequence GTGATTGATTTAAAGTTCCTACGTGACAACCCCGAGGTAGTGCGCGAAAGCCAACGCACCCGCGGTGAAGACCCAGAACTGGTAGACCTGCTGCTCGCCGCCGACGAAGACCGCCGCGAAGCAATCAAGGTGGCCGACGAGCTCCGCGGTGAGCAGAAGGCCTTCGGCAAGAAGATTGGCCAGGCCGCCCCAGAAGAGCGCCCCGCCCTCCTCGAAGGTGCGGACAAGCTCAAGGCCCGCGTGAAGGACGCCGAGGAAGCGCAGAAGCGCGCCGAGGACAAGGTCACCGAAATCCAGTTCAAACTCTCCAACATCGTCGAAGGCGCACCCGCCGGCGGCGAGGACGATTACGTTGTCCTGGAACACGTAGGAACCCCACGCGAGTTCGACTTCGAGCCCAAGGACCACCTGGACCTGGGCGAATCCTTAGGGCTTATCGACATGAAGCGCGGCACCAAGGTATCCGGCGCCCGCTTCTACTACTTGACTGGCGACGGCGCCATGCTGCAACTCGGGATGCTCATGCACGCTGCGAAAATCGCCCGCGAGCGCGGCTTCCAGCTCATGATCCCACCAGTACTGGTGCGTCCTGAAATTATGGCCGGCACCGGATTCCTCGGCGAGCACTCCGACGAGATCTACTACCTAGAGCGCGACGACCTCTACCTGGTAGGCACCTCCGAGGTGGCGTTAGCTGGCTACCACCGCGATGAAATCATCGATTTGAGCGCCGGCCCCATTAAATACGCAGGCTGGTCGAGCTGCTTCCGTCGAGAAGCGGGCTCCTACGGCAAGGACACCCGCGGCATCCTGCGCGTGCACCAGTTCGACAAGCTGGAGATGTTCGTCTACGCCAAGCCCGAGGACGCCACCCGCATCCACCAGGAACTCCTGGCTATGGAAAAGGAAATGCTCGCTGCGATCGAGGTGCCATACCGCGTCATCGACACCGCCGGCGGCGACCTCGGCTCCTCGGCCGCCCGCAAGTTCGACACCGAGGCCTGGATCCCGTCCCAGCAGACCTACCGCGAGCTGACCTCCACCTCCAACTGCACCACCTTCCAGGCCCGCCGCCTGTCCACTCGCTACCGCGACGAAAACGGCAAAACGCAGGTCGCCGCAACCCTGAACGGCACGCTCGCAACCACCCGCTGGCTCGTCGCCATCCTGGAAAACCACCAGCAAGAGGACGGTTCCGTGGTCGTGCCCGAGGCTCTGCGCCCCTACGTGGGCAAGGACGTCCTGCGATGA
- a CDS encoding lysophospholipid acyltransferase family protein translates to MNYKLIDGFRTPTYYKEIADHAEAREPFYGRRILPLAKRLMRAQNIEVTVTGAEFIPAEGGALLAVNHTGYYDFILGGIPAYLRGRRLVRFMAKKSIFDVPVVGAMMRKMGHLPVDRSAGASSVEEAIARLRGGELVGIFPEGTISRSFELQDFKTGAARIAHEAGVPLVPVVIWGSQRIWTKGLKKNLGRSFKPVMIRVGAPIPLSGDPAEDTALLKEAMDYELGLVRAEYEKEYGPHPELAGWVPAAMGGGAPTIDEAKAIDAAAREQRKG, encoded by the coding sequence ATGAACTACAAGCTTATCGACGGCTTCCGCACCCCCACCTACTACAAGGAAATAGCCGACCACGCGGAAGCACGCGAACCGTTCTACGGCCGGCGTATCCTGCCGTTGGCCAAGCGCCTCATGCGCGCGCAAAACATTGAAGTCACCGTCACCGGAGCCGAGTTCATCCCCGCCGAAGGTGGGGCCCTCTTGGCCGTCAATCACACCGGCTACTACGACTTCATCCTCGGCGGAATCCCCGCCTACCTGCGCGGACGGCGCCTAGTACGCTTCATGGCGAAGAAATCGATCTTCGACGTACCCGTGGTCGGCGCGATGATGCGCAAGATGGGCCACCTCCCCGTCGACCGCTCCGCCGGCGCATCCTCAGTCGAGGAGGCTATCGCCCGCCTGCGCGGCGGCGAACTCGTGGGCATCTTCCCAGAGGGCACGATCTCACGCTCCTTCGAACTACAAGACTTCAAGACCGGCGCCGCCCGCATCGCCCACGAAGCCGGCGTACCCCTAGTACCCGTGGTGATCTGGGGTTCGCAGCGCATCTGGACCAAAGGCCTGAAGAAAAACCTGGGCCGCTCCTTTAAGCCAGTCATGATCCGCGTCGGCGCGCCGATCCCACTCAGCGGCGACCCCGCCGAAGACACCGCGCTGCTCAAAGAAGCGATGGACTACGAACTCGGCCTCGTGCGCGCAGAGTACGAGAAAGAATACGGCCCGCACCCAGAGTTGGCTGGGTGGGTTCCCGCCGCCATGGGAGGCGGCGCGCCCACTATCGACGAAGCGAAAGCCATCGACGCCGCCGCGCGGGAACAGCGGAAGGGCTAG
- a CDS encoding Cof-type HAD-IIB family hydrolase codes for MEPVTAPTPAQRPAEKPLLIASDIDGTFITSADRVTPRLRDVVMRARREGAEIALVTGRPHRWLYPVLDQLPFRPVCITANGAVMFDSATEEIVTRHELAPQTMRDVVKQARKALYDATSGSLALAVERVGADAFASDEECFAVTKEYVHTWAAGGFAVETDEEITSQPAVKLLLRNPDMTAPEMHRIIAPWIDPAQAHVTYSMNEGLLEVAVPGVNKALGVRALCELHDVPRERTVAFGDMANDIEMLEWVNFGVAMGNANPEVKAVADFVGPTNDENGVAEVLEWWF; via the coding sequence ATGGAACCTGTTACGGCCCCGACCCCTGCGCAGCGCCCCGCCGAGAAACCGCTGCTCATCGCTTCGGACATCGACGGCACTTTCATTACGTCGGCGGACCGCGTCACTCCGCGGCTGCGGGACGTGGTGATGCGTGCGCGTCGCGAGGGCGCTGAGATTGCGCTGGTCACGGGCCGTCCGCACCGGTGGTTGTACCCGGTGTTGGATCAGCTGCCGTTCCGACCCGTGTGCATCACGGCGAATGGGGCGGTCATGTTCGATTCGGCGACGGAGGAGATCGTGACGCGCCATGAGCTGGCCCCTCAGACGATGCGGGACGTCGTTAAGCAAGCTCGGAAGGCGCTATACGACGCCACCTCCGGCTCCCTCGCCCTGGCGGTGGAAAGGGTCGGGGCGGATGCGTTTGCCTCCGATGAGGAATGCTTCGCCGTGACCAAGGAGTACGTGCACACGTGGGCTGCCGGCGGTTTTGCGGTGGAGACGGATGAAGAGATTACGTCGCAGCCTGCGGTGAAGCTCCTTTTGCGCAATCCGGATATGACGGCCCCGGAGATGCACCGGATTATCGCGCCGTGGATTGATCCGGCGCAGGCGCATGTCACGTATTCGATGAATGAGGGCCTCTTGGAGGTGGCGGTGCCGGGCGTGAATAAGGCGCTCGGCGTGCGTGCGTTGTGCGAATTACATGACGTCCCGCGTGAGCGCACTGTGGCGTTCGGGGACATGGCCAACGATATTGAGATGCTGGAGTGGGTGAACTTTGGCGTGGCAATGGGCAACGCGAACCCGGAGGTGAAGGCCGTCGCGGATTTCGTGGGCCCGACGAATGATGAAAACGGGGTGGCCGAAGTCTTGGAATGGTGGTTCTAG
- a CDS encoding N-acetylmuramoyl-L-alanine amidase: protein MTDSGVRTVQQKRRLTAARPKPVAATVLAAALAVTAAFGGNKILNTDGPDAGNIEVLNESVSFDSGNNVLVDDPAIATQGDGSEGTARTVKEFTREEEFSQFALTWYGERDIAAFVRAEMPDGSWSPWYDMDPQDSGYINPNGINGTELIYHEPTHKVQVSTANIDYAGAEEGTDVDLPDTEQPAEEAPVPAEAPAPVNYDDIKPVADSDTGISAVFIDGNAEEGGIAPVQYSDAYGMPKVVSRSGWGAGAKNCSVDYAEPVSAITIHHTAGSNNYTPAQSAAQMRGYWNYHANTLGWCDIGYHALVDKYGTIYEGRAGGMNKGVIGAHAGGFNSNTWAISMMGNYTTTAPSQAMLKSVGELAGWRASVAGFHPQGSGTHYSEGSSYTFVPYGQAKTLPNIFAHRDVGYTTCPGDAAYAQMGTIRSIATQKYNAINAGTAGTTTTTATTTTTPPAVSNQVTTTTTPPPAPSGTPNVAQSSAPGGLSLSGIVNAIQSGDVAAIAGVVGTIAVVALTWAVKNGHLDLSKLGLNGNTEVLGGVSLKDIPPVVDKVAAFSSDSQLSQLWSHNRGTLGHVLGAARGPVGETSQGVAYQAFDNGIMVGNEATGPRALWGAIGDAWAQQGFDLGPLGLPLNEEHQWNGLIKVDFQGGNITWNPETNEVKINR from the coding sequence GTGACAGATTCAGGAGTACGCACCGTGCAGCAGAAACGCCGCCTCACAGCAGCCCGGCCGAAGCCGGTCGCGGCCACCGTGCTTGCCGCAGCACTGGCCGTCACCGCAGCATTCGGGGGCAACAAAATCCTTAACACCGACGGCCCCGACGCCGGCAACATCGAAGTCCTCAACGAATCGGTCTCATTCGATTCCGGTAACAATGTGCTTGTCGACGACCCCGCCATCGCTACCCAAGGCGACGGCTCAGAAGGAACCGCCCGCACTGTCAAGGAATTCACCCGCGAGGAAGAGTTCAGCCAATTCGCCCTCACCTGGTACGGCGAGCGCGACATCGCAGCCTTCGTCCGCGCCGAAATGCCCGACGGCTCCTGGAGCCCCTGGTACGACATGGACCCCCAGGACTCCGGGTACATTAACCCGAATGGGATCAACGGCACCGAGCTGATTTACCACGAGCCCACCCACAAGGTGCAGGTCTCTACCGCCAACATCGACTATGCCGGCGCCGAAGAAGGAACCGACGTAGACCTGCCCGACACAGAGCAGCCAGCCGAGGAAGCTCCTGTTCCGGCCGAGGCCCCTGCTCCGGTGAACTACGACGACATCAAACCCGTCGCGGATTCCGACACCGGCATCAGTGCCGTATTCATCGACGGCAACGCCGAAGAAGGTGGCATCGCACCCGTCCAATACTCCGACGCCTACGGCATGCCCAAGGTGGTCTCCCGTTCCGGCTGGGGCGCAGGCGCAAAGAACTGCAGCGTCGATTACGCGGAACCAGTCAGCGCGATCACGATTCACCACACCGCCGGGTCCAATAACTACACGCCAGCTCAATCCGCTGCGCAGATGCGCGGCTACTGGAACTACCATGCGAACACTTTGGGCTGGTGCGATATTGGGTACCACGCGCTCGTCGATAAGTATGGAACCATCTACGAAGGCCGCGCCGGCGGCATGAACAAGGGCGTCATCGGCGCGCACGCAGGCGGCTTCAACTCGAATACCTGGGCAATCTCGATGATGGGCAACTACACCACCACGGCCCCATCCCAGGCGATGCTGAAGTCGGTGGGCGAACTCGCCGGCTGGCGCGCCTCGGTGGCCGGGTTCCACCCGCAAGGCAGTGGCACCCACTACTCCGAAGGCTCCAGCTACACCTTCGTACCTTATGGTCAGGCAAAGACGCTTCCGAACATCTTCGCGCACCGCGACGTCGGCTACACGACGTGCCCCGGCGACGCAGCGTACGCGCAGATGGGCACGATCCGCTCCATCGCAACGCAGAAGTACAACGCCATCAACGCTGGCACCGCCGGCACCACGACTACAACCGCAACGACGACGACCACCCCACCGGCCGTCTCCAACCAGGTCACGACGACGACCACCCCGCCGCCAGCCCCGAGTGGGACGCCGAACGTGGCGCAAAGCTCCGCGCCCGGTGGCCTGAGCCTGTCGGGCATCGTCAACGCCATCCAGAGTGGCGACGTCGCTGCCATCGCCGGCGTCGTGGGAACCATCGCTGTCGTCGCGTTGACCTGGGCCGTCAAGAACGGCCACCTGGACCTAAGCAAGCTTGGGCTCAACGGAAACACCGAAGTTCTGGGCGGGGTCTCGCTCAAGGACATCCCGCCGGTTGTGGATAAGGTGGCGGCGTTCTCCAGCGACTCGCAGCTCTCCCAACTGTGGTCCCACAACCGCGGCACGCTCGGTCACGTCCTCGGCGCAGCCCGCGGCCCCGTCGGAGAAACCAGCCAAGGCGTGGCCTACCAGGCTTTCGATAACGGCATCATGGTCGGCAACGAAGCAACCGGACCACGAGCACTCTGGGGAGCCATCGGCGACGCCTGGGCACAACAAGGCTTCGACCTCGGACCCCTTGGCCTTCCACTCAACGAAGAACACCAGTGGAACGGCCTGATCAAAGTGGACTTCCAAGGCGGCAACATCACCTGGAACCCCGAAACCAACGAGGTCAAAATTAACCGCTAG
- the glf gene encoding UDP-galactopyranose mutase, which yields MSSYDLIVVGSGFFGLTVAERAASQLDKKVLVVERRNHIGGNAYSEAEPETGIEVHKYGAHLFHTSNERVWEYVNKFTDFTGYQHRVFAMHDGTAYQFPMGLGLINQFFGRYYSPDEARELIKEQTAGMDPKDATNLEERGIALIGKPLYEAFIKHYTAKQWQTDPTDLPASIISRLPVRYTFDNRYFTDTYEGLPVEGYTAWLENMAAHENIEVRLDTDWFEVRDAIRADNPDAPVVYTGPLDRYFDYTEGHLGWRTLDFEQEVLNTGDFQGTPVMNYNDADVPYTRIHEFRHFHPERSEYPKDKTVIMKEYSRFAEQGDEPYYPINTPEDRAKLEAYRRLAATEAADNKVLFGGRLGTYQYLDMHMAIASALTMFDNKLVPYFEDGVALSQERGH from the coding sequence ATGAGCTCATATGATTTGATCGTCGTAGGGTCCGGCTTCTTTGGCCTGACCGTCGCAGAACGCGCAGCTAGCCAACTGGATAAGAAGGTGCTCGTCGTGGAGCGCCGCAACCACATCGGCGGCAACGCCTACTCCGAAGCCGAACCAGAAACCGGCATCGAAGTGCACAAATACGGCGCTCACCTCTTCCACACCTCCAATGAGCGGGTGTGGGAATACGTGAACAAGTTCACCGATTTCACCGGCTACCAGCACCGCGTCTTCGCGATGCATGACGGCACCGCCTACCAATTCCCCATGGGGCTTGGCCTAATCAACCAGTTCTTCGGCCGCTACTACAGCCCCGACGAAGCCCGCGAACTGATCAAAGAACAGACCGCAGGCATGGACCCGAAAGACGCCACTAACCTGGAAGAACGCGGCATCGCACTGATCGGCAAGCCGCTCTACGAGGCGTTTATCAAGCACTACACCGCCAAGCAGTGGCAAACCGACCCCACCGACCTGCCCGCCTCCATCATCTCCCGCCTGCCGGTGCGCTACACCTTCGACAACCGCTACTTCACCGACACTTACGAAGGCCTCCCCGTCGAGGGCTACACCGCGTGGCTGGAAAACATGGCCGCGCACGAAAACATCGAGGTCCGCCTGGACACCGACTGGTTCGAGGTCCGCGACGCCATCCGCGCCGATAACCCCGACGCCCCCGTGGTCTACACCGGCCCTCTCGACCGCTACTTCGACTACACCGAAGGCCACCTGGGCTGGCGCACCCTCGACTTCGAACAGGAAGTTCTGAACACCGGCGACTTCCAGGGCACACCGGTCATGAACTACAACGACGCCGACGTCCCCTACACCCGCATCCACGAGTTCCGCCACTTCCACCCGGAGCGCAGCGAGTACCCCAAGGACAAGACCGTCATCATGAAGGAATACTCCCGCTTCGCTGAGCAGGGCGACGAACCCTACTACCCGATCAACACCCCAGAAGACCGCGCCAAGCTAGAAGCTTATCGACGCCTCGCCGCCACCGAAGCAGCCGACAACAAGGTACTCTTCGGCGGACGCCTAGGCACCTACCAGTACTTGGACATGCACATGGCCATCGCATCCGCACTGACCATGTTCGACAACAAGCTGGTCCCATACTTCGAAGACGGCGTGGCGCTTTCCCAGGAGCGTGGCCACTAA